One genomic window of Streptomyces sp. NBC_01276 includes the following:
- a CDS encoding aminotransferase class IV — MRIWLDGTLRDDHDAKVSVLDHGLTVGDGVFETVKAQDGTLFALTRHLDRLTRSARGLGLPDPDLDEVRRACAAVVAEHPVPLGRLRITYTGGLSPLGSERGDSGPTLTVAIGETVRRPDTTAVITVPWVRNERSAVAGLKTTSYAENVVALARAHGEGASEALFANTVGRLCEGTGSNVFVVLDGELYTPPLVSGCLAGITRALAVEWTGAKEADLPFDALERAEEVFLTSTLRDVQAVHRVDGRTLAAPGPVTGKAMRIFEERAASDIDP, encoded by the coding sequence GTGAGGATCTGGCTCGACGGAACGCTGCGGGACGACCACGACGCGAAGGTGTCCGTACTCGACCACGGGCTCACCGTGGGCGACGGGGTCTTCGAGACGGTCAAGGCCCAGGACGGGACCCTCTTCGCGCTCACCCGCCACCTGGACCGGCTGACCCGCTCGGCCCGCGGCCTCGGCCTGCCCGACCCCGACCTCGACGAGGTGCGCCGCGCCTGCGCCGCCGTGGTGGCCGAACATCCCGTGCCGCTCGGCCGGCTCCGGATCACCTACACCGGCGGCCTCTCCCCCCTCGGCTCCGAGCGCGGCGACAGCGGACCCACGCTGACCGTCGCCATCGGGGAGACCGTCCGCCGCCCCGACACCACCGCGGTGATCACCGTGCCCTGGGTGCGCAACGAGCGCTCCGCGGTGGCCGGTCTGAAGACCACCTCCTACGCCGAGAACGTGGTGGCCCTGGCCCGCGCGCACGGGGAGGGGGCCTCCGAGGCCCTCTTCGCCAACACCGTCGGCCGGCTCTGCGAGGGCACCGGCTCCAACGTCTTCGTCGTCCTCGACGGCGAGCTGTACACCCCGCCCCTGGTCTCGGGCTGCCTCGCCGGCATCACCCGGGCGCTGGCCGTCGAATGGACCGGCGCCAAAGAGGCCGACCTGCCCTTCGACGCGCTGGAGCGCGCCGAGGAGGTCTTCCTGACCTCGACCCTGCGCGACGTACAGGCCGTCCACCGCGTCGACGGCCGCACCCTGGCCGCCCCGGGCCCGGTCACCGGCAAGGCGATGCGGATCTTCGAGGAGCGGGCCGCCTCCGACATCGACCCCTGA
- a CDS encoding GNAT family N-acetyltransferase: MTTTLRPSGPLLQSEDGARSRPYEVRVNSRRVGALLIAADTPFGPTVGEIRDLAIDERDRLRGRATVAALAAEEVLRGWGCRRVRLSVPAGSPGGLRLAAALGYVEQGRNMAKDLPEDPPALSAGVRGRPMTAAEYTAWNPRAREAYAASWTGRGMDPEAARNKARADHDALLPLGPDTPGVTLTVLEAAGVPVGHVWVSGAGEGAYVFDVEVAAEHRGRGHGRDLMLLAEHAALAAGHRRLALHVFAANAPALRLYESLGYRATHFNYAKELI, encoded by the coding sequence ATGACCACCACCCTGCGGCCCTCGGGGCCGCTCCTGCAGAGCGAGGACGGTGCCCGCTCGCGCCCCTACGAGGTCCGCGTCAACAGCAGGCGCGTGGGGGCGCTGCTGATCGCCGCGGACACCCCCTTCGGGCCGACCGTGGGGGAGATCCGCGACCTGGCCATCGACGAACGCGACCGCCTCCGGGGCCGCGCCACCGTCGCGGCGCTCGCCGCCGAGGAGGTGCTGCGCGGCTGGGGCTGCCGCCGGGTGCGCCTCTCCGTACCGGCCGGCTCGCCCGGCGGGCTGCGGCTGGCGGCGGCCCTGGGCTACGTCGAGCAGGGCCGCAACATGGCCAAGGACCTCCCGGAAGACCCGCCCGCCCTCTCCGCCGGGGTACGGGGCCGCCCGATGACGGCCGCCGAGTACACCGCCTGGAACCCGCGGGCCCGCGAGGCGTACGCCGCGAGCTGGACCGGGCGCGGCATGGACCCCGAGGCCGCCCGCAACAAGGCGCGGGCCGACCACGACGCGCTGCTCCCGCTGGGACCGGACACCCCCGGAGTGACCCTCACCGTCCTGGAGGCGGCCGGCGTCCCCGTCGGGCACGTCTGGGTCTCCGGGGCCGGGGAGGGCGCGTACGTCTTCGACGTCGAGGTCGCCGCGGAACACCGGGGGCGCGGCCACGGGCGCGACCTGATGCTCCTCGCGGAGCACGCCGCCCTGGCCGCCGGACACCGTCGGCTGGCCCTCCACGTGTTCGCCGCCAACGCCCCGGCGCTGCGCCTGTACGAGTCCCTCGGCTACCGGGCGACGCACTTCAACTACGCGAAGGAGCTGATCTAG
- a CDS encoding DsbA family protein, which produces MTDSVILDVWCELQCPDCHSALDDVRALRARYGDRLDIRLRHFPLEKHKHAFAAAQAAEEAAEQGKGWPYAEAVLARTAELGERGEAALLDVARELGLDAEEFDTALIDGRHILIVDADQAEGKAIGVTGTPTYVIDGERLDGGKSQEGLRARIEEIADRLLGAS; this is translated from the coding sequence ATGACCGATTCCGTGATCCTCGACGTCTGGTGCGAACTCCAGTGCCCGGACTGCCACAGCGCTCTGGACGACGTGCGCGCCCTGCGGGCCCGCTACGGCGACCGGCTGGACATCCGGCTGCGCCACTTCCCCCTGGAGAAGCACAAGCACGCCTTCGCCGCCGCGCAGGCCGCCGAGGAGGCCGCGGAGCAGGGCAAGGGCTGGCCGTACGCGGAGGCCGTCCTGGCGCGCACCGCCGAGCTCGGTGAGCGCGGCGAGGCCGCCCTGCTGGACGTGGCGCGCGAACTCGGTCTGGACGCGGAGGAGTTCGACACCGCGCTGATCGACGGCCGGCACATCCTGATCGTCGACGCCGACCAGGCCGAGGGCAAGGCCATCGGCGTGACCGGCACCCCGACCTACGTGATCGACGGCGAGCGCCTCGACGGCGGCAAGAGCCAGGAGGGCCTGCGCGCCCGCATCGAGGAGATCGCGGACCGGCTCCTCGGCGCCTCCTAG
- a CDS encoding CGNR zinc finger domain-containing protein, producing the protein MQIPHDTRRALDVVVALVNTAAEPDQPDGLSDVAALRGFVKEHAISDVGELGARDLAGVRTVRGKFAQVFAAPNSRAAAALINELVATAGTTPQLTDHDGYDWHVHYFAPGASVGDHLAADGGMALAFIVVSGEQERLRRCEAPDCRRAFVDLSRNRSRRYCDSRTCGNRLHVAAYRARRKEADSQPEGSEQVQVVDGGEQQQAPDHP; encoded by the coding sequence GTGCAGATCCCCCACGACACCCGTCGCGCGCTCGACGTCGTCGTCGCGCTGGTGAACACCGCGGCCGAGCCGGACCAGCCGGACGGCCTGTCCGACGTCGCGGCACTGCGCGGCTTCGTCAAGGAGCACGCGATCAGCGACGTCGGCGAGCTCGGTGCCCGCGACCTCGCCGGCGTGCGGACCGTGCGCGGCAAGTTCGCCCAGGTCTTCGCGGCACCGAACTCCCGTGCGGCGGCCGCACTGATCAACGAACTCGTCGCCACCGCGGGCACCACCCCGCAGCTCACCGACCACGACGGCTACGACTGGCACGTGCACTACTTCGCGCCGGGCGCCTCGGTGGGCGACCACCTCGCGGCGGACGGCGGCATGGCGCTCGCCTTCATCGTGGTCTCGGGCGAACAGGAGCGGCTGCGCCGCTGCGAGGCCCCGGACTGCCGGCGGGCCTTCGTGGACCTGTCCCGCAATCGCTCCCGCCGCTACTGCGACAGCCGGACCTGCGGGAACCGGCTGCACGTGGCCGCCTACCGGGCGCGCCGCAAGGAGGCCGACTCCCAGCCGGAGGGCTCAGAGCAGGTACAGGTCGTGGACGGCGGCGAACAGCAGCAGGCTCCCGATCACCCCTAG
- a CDS encoding SsgA family sporulation/cell division regulator gives MNTTVSCELHLRLVVSSESSLPVPAGLRYDTADPYAVHATFHTGAEETVEWVFARDLLAEGLHRPTGTGDVRVWPSRSHGQGVVCIALSSPEGEALLEAPARALESFLKRTDAAVPPGTEHRHFDLDKELSHILAES, from the coding sequence ATGAACACCACGGTCAGCTGCGAGCTGCACCTGCGCCTCGTTGTGTCGAGCGAGTCCTCACTGCCTGTTCCCGCGGGCCTGCGGTATGACACGGCCGATCCCTACGCCGTGCACGCCACCTTCCACACCGGCGCCGAGGAGACGGTCGAATGGGTATTCGCCCGCGACCTCCTCGCAGAGGGCCTCCACCGGCCCACCGGAACCGGCGACGTCCGCGTCTGGCCGTCCCGCAGCCACGGTCAGGGCGTCGTGTGCATCGCCCTGAGCTCACCGGAGGGAGAAGCGCTGCTCGAAGCACCCGCCCGAGCCCTCGAATCGTTCCTCAAGCGGACGGACGCCGCGGTCCCACCCGGGACCGAACACCGGCACTTCGACCTCGACAAGGAGCTCTCCCACATCCTGGCCGAAAGCTGA